A genomic region of Candidatus Palauibacter polyketidifaciens contains the following coding sequences:
- the argH gene encoding argininosuccinate lyase yields the protein MPDDALWGGRFTAPVHPAIQEFTNSLPFDRRLVRHDLLASLAHARMLREAEILAGSESDLILSGLSEILREVETGELEVEGPDEDVHTWIERTLVERVGDAGKRLHTARSRNDQTAVALRLYVRERLEDILSGVAGLQRVLTGQAAAFREAFLPGYTHLQPGQPVSLAHHLLAHVASLGADAERLRAAHRLAGVSPLGAGALAGTSFPIDPARSAALLGLDRTFANSMHIVGDRDYVLDAAYACAMLSVHLSRWADEIVLWSTREFGFIELDDSVAQGSSIMPQKKNPEAAEILRGKSARAIGNVTALLALMKGLPLTFSSDFQEDKERLFDTLDTADWSLAAAIAVARGVNFRTDVMEDALAGGMLTATELADHLVRRGVPFRRAHHQVGEAVRLAEEGGVELWELDFETLRTCCPSAGDEVHDVLRPQAAVAAHDSPGGPAPGRVLEQLQEVDRELAALEAWLDGRTDPPIRRAHIEQRLLDAVLT from the coding sequence ATGCCGGATGACGCTCTCTGGGGAGGGCGCTTCACGGCGCCCGTACATCCGGCGATCCAGGAGTTCACGAACTCGCTGCCGTTCGACCGCCGGCTCGTCCGACACGACCTCCTCGCGAGCCTTGCGCACGCCCGCATGCTGCGCGAGGCGGAGATCCTCGCCGGGAGCGAGAGCGACCTGATTCTGTCCGGCCTGTCGGAGATCCTGCGGGAGGTGGAGACGGGCGAACTCGAGGTCGAGGGCCCGGACGAGGACGTGCACACCTGGATCGAACGCACGCTCGTCGAGCGCGTGGGGGACGCCGGCAAGCGGCTGCACACGGCGAGGAGCCGGAACGACCAGACGGCGGTCGCGCTGAGGCTGTACGTGCGCGAGCGCCTCGAGGACATCCTCTCCGGGGTCGCCGGCCTGCAGCGGGTGCTGACCGGCCAGGCGGCCGCGTTCCGCGAGGCTTTTTTGCCCGGCTACACGCACCTCCAGCCGGGGCAGCCGGTGAGCCTCGCGCACCACCTTCTCGCCCATGTGGCCTCGCTCGGCGCGGACGCGGAACGGCTTCGGGCGGCGCACCGGCTGGCCGGCGTGTCGCCGCTCGGCGCGGGGGCGCTCGCCGGCACGTCGTTCCCGATCGATCCGGCCCGCAGCGCCGCGCTGCTCGGGCTCGACCGCACCTTCGCCAACAGCATGCATATCGTCGGCGACCGCGACTACGTGCTCGATGCGGCCTACGCCTGCGCCATGCTCTCCGTGCATCTCTCCCGCTGGGCGGATGAGATCGTGCTCTGGTCGACGCGGGAGTTCGGGTTCATCGAACTGGACGACTCCGTGGCGCAGGGCAGCAGCATCATGCCGCAGAAGAAGAACCCCGAGGCGGCCGAGATCCTGCGCGGGAAGTCCGCCCGGGCGATCGGGAACGTGACGGCGCTGCTAGCGCTGATGAAGGGTCTTCCGCTCACGTTTAGCAGCGACTTTCAGGAAGACAAGGAACGCCTGTTCGACACGCTCGACACGGCGGACTGGTCCCTCGCCGCAGCGATTGCGGTGGCGCGGGGTGTTAACTTCCGGACGGACGTCATGGAGGACGCGCTCGCGGGCGGGATGCTGACCGCGACCGAACTCGCCGACCATCTCGTCCGCCGCGGCGTCCCGTTCCGGCGGGCGCACCACCAGGTCGGCGAGGCCGTGCGCCTGGCCGAAGAAGGCGGAGTGGAGCTATGGGAACTGGATTTCGAGACCCTGCGGACGTGCTGTCCTTCCGCGGGAGACGAGGTACACGACGTGCTGCGGCCTCAGGCGGCCGTCGCGGCGCACGATTCGCCCGGCGGGCCGGCGCCGGGACGCGTGCTGGAGCAATTGCAGGAAGTCGACCGCGAGCTGGCGGCGCTCGAAGCGTGGCTGGACGGACGCACCGATCCGCCGATCCGGCGCGCCCACATCGAGCAGCGGCTCCTGGATGCGGTGCTCACATGA
- a CDS encoding amidohydrolase family protein: protein MTIHRPAGRTGGRGRRAASLAALAFAACASPESGPASEDAAAGAGGVADLVILGGRVMDPETRLDAVRDVAVANGRITDIAEGGVAGRDTIDATGLVVAPGFVDLHAHGQDTVSAKLQALDGVTTALEMELGVYPVAEWVASREGTAPIHFGATVSHPGARTKLLAGFDVGHSVMTPPGEASPFEFDAVYGAIDDDQVLELNGLIASGLEEGGLGIGFGITYTPGASRTEIYRVFQLAAAQGAPAYVHIRGENSGGTLGAFQEVIANALATGASLHIVHMNSSADEMARMTLEMIRGARERGIDITTESYPYTAGSTRIESALFDPWEGRSDEEYGRLQWSGTPERLNAGSFRRYREQGGWVVIHGRSEETNEWIVAQPDVIIASDGIPYLYAAIHPRGAGTYSRVLGYYVRERGALSLMDALAKMTILPAQRVEGFAPVMARKGRVQVGADADIVVFDPETIIDRATYADPAAPSEGVMHLLVEGTAVVRDGGLVPGVYPGQAITSGTR, encoded by the coding sequence ATGACGATCCATCGCCCCGCGGGTCGCACGGGCGGTCGCGGCCGGCGAGCGGCGTCGCTGGCGGCCCTCGCGTTCGCGGCGTGCGCTTCCCCCGAGAGTGGCCCCGCAAGCGAAGACGCGGCCGCCGGGGCGGGAGGTGTCGCGGACCTCGTCATCCTCGGCGGCCGGGTCATGGACCCGGAGACGCGTCTCGACGCCGTGCGCGATGTCGCGGTCGCGAACGGACGCATCACGGACATCGCCGAAGGGGGCGTTGCGGGACGGGACACGATCGACGCCACGGGCCTCGTCGTCGCGCCCGGCTTCGTCGACCTGCACGCACACGGACAGGATACGGTGAGCGCGAAGCTCCAGGCGCTGGACGGCGTGACGACGGCCCTCGAGATGGAGCTCGGCGTGTACCCGGTGGCCGAATGGGTCGCCTCCCGCGAGGGGACGGCGCCCATCCACTTCGGGGCGACGGTGAGCCACCCGGGGGCGCGCACGAAGCTGCTCGCGGGCTTCGATGTCGGCCACTCGGTGATGACGCCGCCGGGCGAAGCCAGCCCCTTCGAGTTCGATGCGGTCTACGGGGCGATCGACGACGATCAGGTCCTCGAACTGAACGGGCTCATCGCGTCGGGCCTGGAGGAGGGCGGACTCGGGATCGGGTTCGGCATCACGTACACGCCGGGCGCCTCGAGGACGGAGATCTACCGCGTCTTCCAGCTCGCTGCCGCGCAGGGGGCGCCGGCGTACGTCCACATCCGGGGCGAGAACTCGGGCGGCACGCTGGGAGCGTTCCAGGAGGTGATCGCGAACGCGCTCGCGACCGGCGCCTCGCTCCACATCGTCCACATGAACTCGAGCGCCGACGAGATGGCGCGCATGACGCTGGAGATGATCCGCGGGGCGCGCGAGCGTGGCATCGACATCACGACGGAGTCCTATCCGTATACGGCGGGCTCGACGCGGATCGAATCGGCCCTGTTCGACCCGTGGGAGGGCCGCTCCGACGAGGAGTACGGCCGCCTGCAGTGGTCGGGGACGCCGGAGCGGCTGAACGCGGGCAGCTTCCGGCGCTACCGGGAGCAGGGCGGCTGGGTCGTGATCCACGGGAGGAGCGAGGAGACGAACGAGTGGATCGTCGCACAGCCCGACGTGATCATCGCGAGCGACGGAATCCCGTACCTGTACGCCGCGATCCACCCGCGCGGCGCCGGGACGTATTCACGCGTACTCGGATACTACGTGCGCGAGCGCGGGGCGCTGAGCCTGATGGACGCGCTCGCGAAGATGACGATCCTGCCGGCGCAGCGCGTCGAGGGGTTCGCCCCGGTCATGGCGCGGAAGGGAAGGGTCCAGGTCGGCGCGGACGCGGACATCGTCGTGTTCGATCCGGAGACGATCATCGACCGCGCGACGTACGCCGACCCGGCGGCGCCGTCGGAGGGCGTGATGCACCTGCTCGTCGAGGGGACGGCCGTGGTCCGTGACGGAGGGCTTGTGCCCGGCGTATACCCCGGCCAGGCGATCACAAGCGGCACCCGCTAG
- a CDS encoding type II toxin-antitoxin system HicB family antitoxin yields MDLRCTAVFRKVPEGYIAFIEEFPGANTQGASLEEARSNLREAIALVIEANREMAREDVGGRTVIREPITVTA; encoded by the coding sequence GTGGACCTGCGATGCACGGCGGTGTTCCGGAAAGTTCCTGAAGGCTACATCGCCTTCATCGAGGAGTTTCCCGGCGCCAACACCCAGGGCGCTTCGCTCGAAGAAGCGCGGTCCAACCTCCGCGAAGCCATCGCCCTGGTGATCGAAGCCAACCGGGAAATGGCCCGCGAGGACGTCGGCGGCCGCACGGTCATAAGAGAGCCCATCACCGTCACGGCGTGA
- a CDS encoding FAD-linked oxidase C-terminal domain-containing protein, whose product MSTTAPTQRTPLPAALENELEEVFGDRFTTAEAMRRQHGEGESFHTNEPPDAVVFPESTAEVSAVVRACHRHGAPMIGFGAGTSLEGHVAALRGGVTIATSGLTRLVDLNPEDMDCRVEAGMTRKALEQHLKGTGLFFPIDPGADASLGGMAATGASGTTTVRYGTMRENVLGLTVVLPDGTVIRTGGRARKSSAGYDLTRLFLGSEGTIGIITEVLLRLHGIPEAIASAVCSFPTLADAVDAVIYTIQSGVPVARVELLDDVQMDAVNRYSDFDYPVRPTLFFEFHATAAGVEEQSTEVGLIAKELGGTDFEWATRAEERSRLWAARHEAYYASLALRPGARGWATDVCVPISSLADCLLKTREDIDAEGLLAPIVAHAGDGNFHVLFIIDPDDEEEMARAKRVNARMIEQAISVGGTCTGEHGVGYGKIPYMRAQHGDAVDAMRSIKEALDPKGLMNPGKVVA is encoded by the coding sequence ATGAGTACGACCGCACCGACGCAACGGACCCCGCTCCCGGCGGCGCTCGAGAACGAACTCGAAGAGGTGTTCGGCGACCGGTTCACGACGGCCGAGGCGATGCGCCGCCAGCACGGCGAAGGCGAGTCGTTCCACACCAACGAGCCGCCCGACGCGGTCGTCTTCCCCGAGTCCACGGCCGAGGTGTCCGCGGTCGTGCGCGCCTGCCACCGGCACGGCGCCCCGATGATCGGGTTCGGCGCCGGGACCTCGCTCGAAGGGCACGTCGCCGCCCTGCGCGGGGGGGTGACGATCGCCACGAGCGGCCTCACGCGCCTCGTCGACCTGAACCCCGAGGACATGGACTGCCGCGTCGAGGCGGGGATGACGCGCAAGGCGCTGGAGCAGCACCTGAAGGGGACGGGCCTCTTCTTCCCCATCGACCCGGGGGCCGACGCGAGCCTGGGAGGGATGGCCGCGACCGGCGCTTCGGGTACGACCACGGTCCGCTACGGCACGATGCGCGAGAACGTGCTCGGGCTCACCGTCGTGCTCCCCGACGGGACGGTGATCCGGACGGGCGGGCGCGCGAGAAAATCCTCCGCGGGCTACGACCTCACGCGGCTCTTCCTCGGCTCCGAGGGCACGATCGGCATCATCACGGAGGTCCTCCTGCGGTTGCACGGGATCCCGGAGGCGATCGCCTCGGCGGTCTGCTCCTTCCCGACGCTCGCCGACGCGGTGGACGCGGTGATCTACACGATCCAGAGCGGGGTGCCGGTCGCGCGGGTCGAACTCCTCGACGACGTGCAGATGGACGCGGTGAACCGGTACTCCGACTTCGACTACCCGGTGCGTCCCACGCTCTTCTTCGAGTTCCACGCGACGGCCGCCGGCGTCGAGGAACAGTCGACCGAGGTGGGTCTGATCGCGAAGGAACTCGGCGGGACGGACTTCGAGTGGGCCACGCGGGCCGAGGAACGCTCGCGGCTGTGGGCGGCCCGGCACGAGGCCTACTACGCGTCGCTCGCCCTCCGTCCGGGCGCCCGGGGGTGGGCGACGGATGTCTGCGTCCCGATCTCCTCGCTCGCCGACTGTCTCCTGAAGACGCGCGAGGACATCGACGCGGAGGGTCTCCTCGCCCCGATCGTCGCCCACGCTGGAGACGGCAACTTCCACGTCCTCTTCATCATCGACCCGGACGATGAGGAGGAGATGGCGCGCGCGAAGCGGGTGAACGCGCGCATGATCGAGCAGGCGATCTCGGTCGGCGGCACCTGCACCGGCGAGCACGGCGTCGGCTACGGCAAGATCCCCTACATGCGGGCGCAGCACGGAGATGCGGTCGACGCCATGCGTTCGATCAAGGAGGCGCTCGACCCGAAGGGCCTCATGAACCCCGGGAAGGTGGTCGCATGA
- a CDS encoding DUF2723 domain-containing protein, whose product MNGIEREKIGPLTLRLWGLVTALAVWALYLLTIAPTTGFWDTSEYVTTAHILGLPHPPGNPGFVLVGRVWTVLLEFTGLPVALRINILSATLSAGASFFSFLAVARMVAHFRQNRHEILVASMVAVWIGATAFTVWTQSNLNEKVYTLSLFVVSLVSYLTMLWVDEADSARGNRLLVLIALLLGLGWSNHTMSLLPGPALALFVLLHRWRAALNPRVLGLGVALFAVGYSVQLLFVPIRSAQNPIIDEADPECPTLLSAVTPSVIDDRFGNSKISVACEPLALSLIRDQYGPGPVTQRQAPLHRQYANYWQYFDWQWARSLPPGGRVAVSMIFLFLALLGLWTHFRSDRKTFVYAGTLFFTVTLLLVYYLNFKHGYSLYLEEVPNILQHEVRERDYFYIIGFQLWGIYAGLGLVALWGNWTVPAGQRSVVSPERTSLPEGHPAGFSARHRRAAPILAVALVPFFFNFARADRTEDSAARDWAYNILQSVEPYAVLFTNGDNDTFPLWYLQEVEGIRRDVTVIVHSYLGTDWYPKQLRSLTTPCEPGVSAADSPTTVVCQRPFDEANAASPYADAEATPPSRSIIALTDEQIDGLTPGIAIARDTAFRVSSAVTATVRAGDSVLYPDILVFHIMQQSLGDRPVYFAATAPPVYGKWGLQPHLVRQGLAFKLVNAPLEATDDLVDLREYMPNTISPTWNDRSRTAELLWEVFEVEDVLEWEEWPEPSTQSSIPAQYYLAYYLQGMTEEHLGDVEAAEQAYQRADRFGFLAGLGAPAN is encoded by the coding sequence ATGAACGGCATCGAGCGCGAGAAGATCGGTCCGCTGACGCTGCGTCTGTGGGGACTCGTGACGGCCCTCGCCGTGTGGGCCCTCTACCTGCTGACGATCGCGCCGACGACCGGGTTCTGGGACACGTCGGAGTACGTGACGACGGCGCACATCCTCGGGCTCCCGCACCCGCCGGGGAATCCGGGATTCGTCCTCGTCGGGCGCGTGTGGACGGTGCTGCTCGAGTTCACGGGACTCCCGGTCGCGCTGCGCATCAACATCCTCAGCGCCACGCTCTCCGCCGGGGCGAGCTTCTTCTCGTTCCTCGCGGTGGCGCGCATGGTCGCGCATTTCCGGCAGAACCGGCACGAGATCCTCGTGGCTTCGATGGTCGCGGTGTGGATCGGGGCCACGGCCTTCACCGTGTGGACCCAGTCGAATCTGAACGAGAAGGTCTACACGCTCTCGCTCTTCGTCGTCTCGCTCGTGAGCTACCTGACGATGCTGTGGGTGGACGAGGCGGATTCGGCGCGGGGGAACCGGCTGCTCGTGCTGATCGCGCTTCTGCTCGGTCTGGGCTGGTCGAACCACACGATGTCGCTGCTGCCGGGTCCGGCGCTGGCGCTCTTCGTCCTCCTGCACCGATGGCGGGCCGCGCTGAACCCGCGCGTCCTCGGGCTGGGGGTCGCGCTCTTCGCGGTCGGCTACTCGGTGCAGCTCCTTTTCGTTCCCATCCGGTCGGCGCAGAACCCGATCATCGACGAGGCGGACCCGGAGTGTCCGACGCTCCTCTCGGCCGTCACGCCGAGCGTGATCGACGACCGGTTCGGGAACAGCAAGATCTCGGTGGCGTGCGAGCCGCTCGCGCTCTCGCTCATCCGCGACCAGTACGGCCCGGGGCCGGTCACGCAGCGCCAGGCTCCGCTTCACCGCCAGTACGCGAACTACTGGCAGTACTTCGACTGGCAATGGGCGCGCTCGCTGCCGCCGGGCGGCCGGGTCGCCGTCAGCATGATCTTCCTCTTCCTCGCGCTCCTCGGTCTGTGGACCCACTTCCGGAGCGACCGGAAGACTTTCGTCTACGCGGGCACGCTCTTCTTCACGGTCACCCTGCTCCTCGTCTACTACCTGAATTTCAAGCACGGCTACTCCCTCTACCTGGAGGAGGTGCCGAACATCCTCCAGCACGAGGTCCGGGAGCGGGACTACTTCTACATCATCGGCTTCCAGCTATGGGGGATCTACGCCGGACTGGGGCTCGTCGCGCTGTGGGGCAACTGGACCGTCCCGGCCGGGCAGAGGAGCGTGGTGTCCCCGGAAAGAACAAGTCTGCCCGAGGGCCACCCGGCCGGATTCAGCGCGCGGCACCGGAGGGCGGCGCCGATCCTCGCGGTCGCGCTCGTCCCCTTCTTCTTCAACTTCGCGCGCGCGGACCGGACGGAGGACAGCGCGGCCCGCGACTGGGCGTACAACATCCTGCAGTCGGTGGAGCCGTACGCGGTGCTGTTCACCAACGGGGACAACGACACGTTCCCGCTCTGGTACCTGCAGGAGGTGGAGGGGATTCGGCGCGACGTGACCGTCATCGTCCACTCCTACCTCGGGACGGACTGGTATCCCAAGCAGTTGAGGTCGCTGACGACGCCGTGTGAGCCGGGGGTGTCCGCGGCGGATTCCCCGACGACCGTCGTGTGCCAGCGCCCCTTCGATGAGGCGAATGCGGCGAGCCCGTACGCCGACGCGGAAGCGACGCCCCCCTCGCGCTCGATCATCGCCCTGACCGACGAGCAGATCGACGGACTCACGCCGGGGATCGCGATCGCCCGGGACACGGCGTTCCGGGTCTCAAGCGCGGTGACGGCGACCGTGCGCGCCGGGGACTCGGTCCTGTACCCCGACATCCTCGTGTTCCACATCATGCAGCAGTCGCTCGGGGACCGGCCGGTCTACTTCGCGGCCACCGCCCCGCCGGTGTACGGGAAGTGGGGGTTGCAGCCGCACCTCGTCCGGCAGGGGCTCGCCTTCAAGCTCGTGAACGCGCCGCTGGAGGCGACCGACGACCTCGTGGACCTGCGCGAGTACATGCCGAACACGATCTCGCCGACGTGGAACGACCGGTCGCGCACGGCGGAACTGCTGTGGGAGGTGTTCGAGGTCGAAGACGTGCTGGAATGGGAGGAGTGGCCCGAGCCGTCCACCCAGTCGAGCATCCCGGCCCAGTACTATCTCGCGTACTACCTCCAGGGGATGACGGAGGAGCACCTGGGCGACGTGGAAGCCGCCGAACAGGCGTATCAGCGCGCGGACCGCTTCGGGTTCCTTGCGGGTCTCGGCGCCCCCGCGAACTGA
- a CDS encoding DUF2723 domain-containing protein, with protein sequence MTLRAWGLLTASAIWVLYLLTLAPTVGFWDASEYVTTAHILGLPHPPGNPLFVVVGRVWDLLTGFTGLPVALRINALGATLSAGASFFWFLAVVRIVGRFRENRHEVLVAAIAAVWIGATAFTVWTQSNLNEKVYPLSMFVVALVSYLAMVWMDRADAVRGNRLLLLIALLLGLGWANHTMSMLPALALAAFVLLHRWRAALNPRVLGPAVALLAVGYSLQFLFVPIRSAQNPIIDEADPECPTLLAAVTPRRIDDPYGQSKLAVACEPLALSLIRAQYAPTPVKLRQAPLSAQYANYWQYFDWQWARSLPPGARVAVSILFLFLALIGLWTHLRSDRKTFVYAGTLFFTVTLLLVYYLNFRYGYSMYWEEAPNIAAHEVRERDYFFIIGFQMWGIYAGLGLAALWGRWTASAAGREPERIPAGFGPGHRKAAALLALGLIPFFFNFGQADRTGDRAARNLAYNMLQSVEPYAVLFTYGDNDTFPLWYLQEVEGIRRDVTVIVRSYLGTDWYHRQLRRLTKPCEPGESPEDSPTTIVCQRPFDPATAAELYAEMAATPPTRSAIPPPEAGIDDLSRSLSVPEDSTYELADGISGTVRGGDVVPPADIRVFQIARQALGDRPVYFAATATPVWNRWQLQPHLVRQGLAFKLVDGPLEASENLVDLSEYFSDSPLPTWNDRIRTGELLEGVFLVDDVLAWDEWPDPSTRSNIPGAYYTAHIFQGASEELHGNLEAAEWAYRRANHFAQLGGFASPSD encoded by the coding sequence TTGACGCTGCGGGCCTGGGGGCTGCTGACCGCGTCCGCGATCTGGGTTCTCTACCTCCTGACGCTGGCTCCGACGGTCGGGTTCTGGGACGCGTCGGAGTACGTGACCACCGCGCACATCCTCGGGCTCCCCCACCCGCCGGGGAATCCGCTCTTCGTCGTCGTCGGTCGCGTGTGGGACCTCCTGACCGGGTTTACGGGCCTCCCCGTCGCGCTGCGGATCAACGCGCTCGGCGCCACGCTTTCCGCCGGGGCGAGCTTCTTCTGGTTCCTGGCCGTTGTCCGAATCGTCGGGCGCTTCCGGGAGAACCGGCACGAGGTGCTCGTCGCCGCGATCGCGGCCGTATGGATCGGAGCCACCGCCTTCACCGTGTGGACGCAGTCGAACCTGAACGAGAAGGTCTATCCCCTCTCGATGTTCGTCGTGGCCCTCGTGAGCTACCTCGCCATGGTCTGGATGGACCGGGCGGACGCCGTGCGCGGCAACCGTCTTCTCCTGCTCATCGCGCTCCTGCTCGGGTTGGGGTGGGCGAACCACACGATGTCGATGCTCCCGGCGCTGGCGCTGGCCGCCTTCGTGCTGCTGCACCGCTGGCGGGCCGCCCTGAACCCGCGCGTCCTGGGACCCGCCGTGGCGCTCCTCGCCGTGGGCTACTCGCTGCAGTTCCTCTTCGTCCCCATCCGCTCGGCGCAGAACCCGATCATCGACGAGGCGGACCCCGAGTGTCCCACGCTCCTCGCGGCCGTCACGCCGCGGCGGATCGACGACCCCTACGGGCAGAGCAAGCTCGCCGTGGCGTGCGAACCGCTCGCTCTATCGCTGATCCGCGCCCAGTACGCTCCGACCCCGGTCAAGCTGCGCCAGGCGCCGCTGTCGGCCCAGTACGCGAACTACTGGCAGTACTTCGACTGGCAGTGGGCGCGCTCGCTGCCTCCGGGTGCCCGGGTCGCCGTGAGCATCCTCTTCCTCTTCCTCGCGCTCATCGGCCTGTGGACCCACCTGCGGAGCGACCGGAAGACGTTCGTCTACGCGGGCACGCTCTTCTTCACCGTCACGCTGCTGCTCGTCTACTACCTGAACTTCAGGTACGGCTACTCGATGTACTGGGAGGAGGCGCCGAACATCGCGGCCCACGAGGTCCGCGAACGCGACTACTTCTTCATCATCGGCTTCCAGATGTGGGGGATCTACGCCGGGCTGGGGCTCGCCGCCCTGTGGGGACGGTGGACCGCGTCCGCTGCGGGGCGCGAGCCGGAGCGGATACCGGCCGGGTTCGGCCCCGGGCACCGGAAGGCGGCGGCGCTCCTCGCGCTCGGCCTCATCCCCTTCTTCTTCAACTTCGGCCAGGCGGACCGGACGGGGGACCGCGCCGCGCGCAACCTCGCCTACAACATGCTGCAGTCCGTCGAACCCTACGCCGTGCTCTTCACCTACGGCGACAACGACACCTTCCCGCTCTGGTATCTGCAGGAGGTGGAGGGGATCCGGCGCGACGTGACCGTGATCGTGCGGTCGTACCTGGGGACGGACTGGTACCACCGGCAGCTGCGGCGGCTGACGAAGCCGTGCGAACCGGGGGAGTCACCGGAGGATTCTCCGACGACGATCGTGTGCCAGCGGCCGTTCGACCCGGCGACGGCGGCGGAGCTGTACGCGGAGATGGCCGCGACGCCGCCTACGCGCTCGGCCATCCCCCCACCCGAGGCGGGGATCGACGACCTCTCGCGGTCTCTGTCCGTCCCGGAGGACTCGACCTACGAACTCGCGGACGGGATCTCGGGGACGGTGCGCGGGGGCGACGTGGTGCCGCCCGCGGACATCCGGGTGTTTCAGATCGCTCGGCAGGCGCTGGGGGACCGGCCGGTGTACTTCGCGGCGACGGCGACCCCCGTGTGGAACCGGTGGCAGCTTCAGCCGCACCTCGTCCGGCAGGGACTCGCCTTCAAGCTCGTGGACGGGCCGCTCGAGGCCTCCGAAAACCTCGTTGACCTGAGCGAGTACTTTTCCGACTCGCCGCTGCCGACGTGGAACGACCGGATCCGCACCGGAGAGCTGCTGGAAGGCGTGTTCCTCGTGGATGACGTCCTGGCATGGGACGAGTGGCCGGATCCCTCCACGAGATCAAACATCCCCGGCGCCTACTACACGGCGCACATCTTCCAGGGAGCTTCCGAGGAGTTGCACGGAAACCTGGAGGCTGCGGAATGGGCCTACCGGCGCGCAAACCACTTCGCGCAACTCGGCGGTTTCGCTTCGCCCTCCGACTGA
- a CDS encoding DUF2269 family protein, which yields MDMRGVMLFLHLVGLALWFGVTLSLAILGVRANKTGDRNVIAFIYRAGHRLLRGPGLLGMLLTTIAGFGLAGLGGYGVFRLTPHWQFQMQVLGLIAFVLAVAIQIPNSGRLARAAEASANADEDSASFVRFRKTNAIVASINGALILIVTLLGTIRPM from the coding sequence ATGGACATGCGTGGAGTGATGCTCTTTCTGCATCTGGTCGGGCTGGCGCTGTGGTTCGGCGTCACCCTTTCGCTCGCGATCCTCGGCGTCCGGGCCAACAAGACGGGCGACCGGAACGTGATCGCGTTCATCTATCGCGCCGGCCACCGGCTGCTCAGGGGCCCCGGGCTCCTCGGCATGCTGCTGACCACGATCGCCGGCTTCGGACTCGCCGGCCTCGGCGGCTACGGCGTCTTCCGGCTCACGCCGCACTGGCAGTTTCAGATGCAGGTGCTGGGACTCATCGCCTTCGTCCTCGCGGTCGCGATCCAGATCCCCAACTCGGGCCGGCTCGCGCGCGCCGCGGAGGCCTCCGCCAACGCCGATGAGGACAGCGCCTCGTTCGTCCGCTTCCGGAAGACGAACGCGATCGTGGCCTCGATCAACGGCGCCCTGATCCTCATCGTCACCCTGCTCGGCACTATCCGCCCCATGTAG
- a CDS encoding type II toxin-antitoxin system HicA family toxin, whose translation MKRRALLRHLTRHGCAFLREGGNHTLYINPTAKKVSTIPRHNEINRDLARKICKDLQVPRPPDS comes from the coding sequence GTGAAGCGCCGGGCTTTGCTGCGGCACCTGACACGGCACGGTTGCGCCTTCCTGCGTGAGGGCGGCAACCACACGCTCTACATCAACCCGACGGCCAAGAAGGTCTCGACGATCCCCCGACACAACGAGATCAACCGGGACCTCGCCCGAAAGATCTGCAAGGACCTCCAAGTTCCCCGGCCTCCCGACAGCTGA